One window of Cryptococcus neoformans var. grubii H99 chromosome 11, complete sequence genomic DNA carries:
- a CDS encoding GMP synthase [glutamine-hydrolyzing] encodes MATEEIHSLYDTILILDFGSQYSHLITRRCRELNVYCEMLPCTQKISELSWKPKGIILSGSPYSVYAPDAPHVDPDVFTLGVPILGICYGLQEIARVHGGTVDAHTHREYGYAKIEVVKTGKKDQDALFEGIEMEADGGLQVWMSHGDQLTSLPPNFVTIASTPTSPFTSVAHESKPIYGVQFHPEVSHSPRGKEVIAAFVKNVCGVRDGWSMESFIPKEIARIRQICGEKGQVIGAVSGGVDSTVAAKLMHEAIGDRFHAIMVDNGVLRKDEAKKVHKMLTVDLGVNLTVIDASELFLARLKGVEDPERKRKIIGNTFIEVFEAEAAKLEAAAEKELAEKGGEAKGKIEWLLQGTLYPDVIESISFKGPSATIKTHHNVGGLLEDMKLKLIEPLRELFKDEVRALGRLLNIPEHLVGRHPFPGPGLAIRILGEVTREQIAILQHADDIYIEEIRAAGLYDQISQAFVALLPVKAVGVAGDARTYDQVVAVRAVSTEDFMTADWFVFPPQVLKRISSRITNEVKGVNRVVYDITSKPPGTVEWL; translated from the exons ATGGCCACAGAGGAGATTCATAGCTTGTACGacaccatcctcatcttggATTTTGGATCCCAG TACTCCCATTTGATCACTCGACGATGCCGAGAGCTCAAC GTGTACTGTGAGATGCTGCCTTGCACGCAAAAGATCTCCGAGTTGTCCTGGAAGCCTAAGG GTATCATCCTTTCCGGCTCCCCTTACTCTGTTTACGCTCCCGACGCTCCTCACGTCGACCCCGACGTCTTCACCCTCGGCGTTCCCATCCTCGGTATCTGCTATGGTCTCCAGGAGATCGCCCGTGTCCACGGCGGCACCGTCGATGCTCACACCCACAGGGAGTACGGTTACGCCAAGATCGAGGTTGTCAAGACTGGCAAGAAGGATCAGGATGCATTGTTCGAGGGTATTGAGATGGAGGCGGACGGTGGCTTGCAG GTCTGGATGTCTCACGGTGACCAACTTACCTCCCTTCCCCCTAACTTTGTCACCATCGCGTCCACCCCTACTTCCCCTTTCACCTCCGTCGCCCACGAATCCAAGCCTATTTATGGTGTCCAATTCCACCCCGAGGTTTCTCACTCCCCCAGGGGTAAGGAGGTCATTGCTGCGTTTGTGAAGAATGTCTGTGGTGTCAGAGACGGCTGGAGTATGGAGAGCTTTATCCCCAAGGAGATTGCTAGGATTAGGCAAATCTGCGGTGAGAAGGGTCAGGTTATCGGTGCCGTCAGCGGTGGTGTCGACTCCACTGTCGCCGCCAAGTTGATGCACGAGGCCATCGGTGACCG ATTCCACGCTATCATGGTCGACAACGGTGTGCTCCGGAAAGACGAGGCCAAGAAGGTTCATAAGATGCTTACCGTTGATCTCGGCGTTAACCTCACCGTTATTGACGCTTCCGAACTCTTCCTTGCCCGTCTTAAAGGTGTCGAGGACCCCGAGCGTAAGCGAAAGATCATCGGTAACACCTTCATTGAGGTCTTTGAGGCCGAGGCTGCCAAGCTtgaggctgctgctgaaaAAGAGCTTGCCGAGAAGGGCGGTGAGGCCAAGGGCAAAATCGAGTGGTTGCTCCAAGGTACCTTGTACCCCGACGTTATCGAAAGTATCTCTTTCAAGGGCCCCAGTGCTACCATCAAGACCCATCATAACGTCGGTGGATTGTTGGAGGACATGAAGTTGAAGTTGATTGAGCCTCTTCGAGAGCTCTTTAAGGACGAAGTCCGTGCCCTTGGTCGTCTCCTTAACATCCCCGAGCATCTAGTCGGCCGACACCCTTTCCCCGGTCCTGGTCTCGCTATCCGAATTCTCGGCGAGGTCACTCGCGAGCAAATCGCGATCCTCCAACACGCCGACGACATTTACATTGAGGAAATTCGTGCTGCTGGTTTGTACGATCAAATCTCTCAAGCCTTTGTTGCCCTCTTGCCTGTCAAGGCTGTTGGTGTTGCTGGTGACGCGAGGACATATGACCAGGTCGTTGCGGTTAGGGCCGTCTCTACAGAAGACTTCATGACTGCCGACTGGTTCGTGTTCCCCCCGCAagtgttgaagaggatctCGTCTAGAATTACCAACGAG GTCAAGGGTGTTAACAGGGTGGTCTACGACATTACTTCCAAGCCTCCTGGGAC TGTTGAGTGGCTTTAA
- a CDS encoding WD-repeat protein: protein MALRLRQAIPGQPSHSSTQNAAGVVVNDAAYIVYPSASNVVLLTPEQKLVETLQFWLALPHRASSSLTGTVEGVLGSSDDGYILAWSSIYIVLWKHEPHKAKAHTDWTVHSTVVASSPVSCMDFRDGTLALGTKKGIEYWRMNPTSEVVVWDRLWEQPLPVPASVRISPASGHLAWFSENQKSGYILTIDRKGQPVRVAQEIRHPREMQWIGWRNSAPGSDPFLFTITTNSVLRIYSPVLDDPVWFQLLYSLDHRSFNRDAHETSTKTKGKEPQSNPYGVMWVWDAKILKTVARKEPEKVKNGGEIQKVKDRAKVLEFIRAEESDVVAWISPDGSITLRSIVNMDRKPPTLLKSLPLAKSILPSISNPSYWSPEAQLLYIPSISPSLTIILPPTHAHNRISSVHVSLAELLSSRSQSISPTSSDSLSEVSHIQLENNISSFIRTPNGRGLLAMADTGEIATWYKQQLNVRPQQWHTAPKSLLGKGHWHATTPPSQAAMFSKGRGIVFYTNPPDAPATITLQHLDPGGSAPCESVILPHFSPQDNDEIEMLLAVSDIDDGFDHRGRRTQRAIIMAATRSGEAWVWRVISRMPTSETQAEQSDEVDEKPIILLVSHYRLPVKSVPRMIIPVDPMGWHQNVIDWETDTPLQDMILTVSEDGDLEFWTPKLGQHLIGKDIEKGFNGDAVRHPDRACEMNGDGHRHEKQGGGEDEPWVRTGVVRTGRKNAIMARCSSRKKTVLICELEDGRNEMTIWDSKISEFSTGLELTKVYDLGMKVQDLDWTTTSDLQSVLAVGFPHRILLICEQRMSYVERTPGWAPFLTIDMFSYTSIPINDSIWLAGGSLAVGTGNQIYLFSRFLDREDKEEDGEAEDIFQLIAQENGPLWDYHPILLGQCLLWDKANLVKSILLRLVEALKQCEEEGKKRLTFERLDPTEFYTTKTVAKRPKTGARKYEGLFASTPTLEEDTQDDFTEKIVTALEERLCGQVYIPISAADKSFLASVARVTLEVDRQGRSLDISGTRYLISIRMYVNSDRWGNTSGTVTPSSDTELRQMPKPKGASHFSFRNIVWAMHSDSQELLLEAATQCCKNGKMLWEDAKKLGVFLWLKSAETTRSQLEVIARNRFMADDDRDPTSCSLIFFALGKKKVVHGLWRQAPGHKEQKLMLKFLANDFTLDRWKTAAMKNAYALLSKQRYEYAAAFFMLAGQFQDGINVCLRQLNDWQLGLALARVVEGRTDGPIYRRIVSETVLPLAFKGGHRWLGTWAFWMLGRRDLAVRVLISPMIDVANDYSPEKPMRVGNPENDDPSLLLMFQHLKSKSLQTAKGTSEVSAKLEFDFVLHNARVFFRMGCHDLALDLLRSWSFERPFFPVRLRRISSIPPTPATATSMASVAPESKKEPFITSSHRRRPSFLLSSASGRPHGSLFMDMDVLAESGGSSRVSSPPVDDGGKVATPKILNGDIKMEEPATIIEEKKEPSLSPKAERKIGNLMKDLKQDVQQGGMEFNMDDFF, encoded by the exons ATGGCTCTCCGCCTAAGACAGGCCATTCCAGGACAACCTTCCCACAGTTCCACACAAAACGCGGCAGGAGTAGTCGTCAATGACGCAGCATACATC GTGTATCCCTCAGCATCAAATGTGGTGCTTCTTACTCCCGAACAGAAACTTGTAGAGACTCTTCAGTTTTGGCTTGCACTACCCCATCGAGCTTCCTCGTCTTTAACAGGCACAGTCGAGGGTGTCCTTGGTAGCTCTGATGATGGATAC ATACTAGCATGGAGCAGCATCTATATTGTACTTTGGAAGCATGAGCCTCACAAAGCAAAGGCCCATACTGATTGGACAGTCCATTCGACCGTCGtcgcttcttcccccgTATCATGTATGGATTTCCGTGATG GAACCCTTGCACTTGGAACAAAGAAAGGTATAGAATACTGGCGCATGAACCCTACATCCGAAGTTGTAGTATGGGACAGACTTTGGGAGCAACCCTTGCCTGTGCCTGCTAGCGTCCGGATCTCTCCTGCTTCAGGGCACCTTGCATGGTTCAGCGAG AACCAAAAATCAGGATATATTCTCACTATCGACCGAAAAGGACAGCCAGTGCGTGTCGCTCAGGAAATACGACATCCTAGAGAGATGCAGTGGATCGGATGGCGTAATTCCGCCCCAGGAAGTGATCCATTCCTTTTCACGATCACAACTAACTCGGTGCTCCGAATCTACTCTCCGGTCCTTGACGATCCTGTATGGTTCCAATTGCTTTATTCTCTCGACCACAGATCTTTCAATCGAGATGCTCACGAAACGTCGACCAAaacaaaaggaaaagaaccCCAGTCAAACCCTTACGGCGTCATGTGGGTTTGGGATGCGAAAATCCTAAAAACGGTCGCAAGAAAGGAACCGGAGAAGGTCAAGAATGGCGGAGAGATACAAAAAGTGAAAGATAGAGCAAAAGTCCTGGAGTTCATAAGGGCGGAAGAAAGCGATGTTGTTGCCTGGATTTCTCCTGACGGGAGCATTACATTACGATCTATTGTT aacATGGACAGAAAACCCCCGACTTTGCTCAAATCTTTGCCTCTGGCAAAATCTATCCTTCCATCGATTTCAAACCCATCCTACTGGTCACCAGAAGCTCAACTGCTCTACATTCCCTCTATCTCGCCATCTCTTACGATTATACTCCCTCCAACCCATGCTCATAACCGCATATCATCTGTCCATGTGTCTTTGGCAGAGTTGCTTTCCTCCAGATCTCAAAGTATTTCCCCGACATCCTCTGATTCTCTTAGCGAGGTATCACATATTCAGCTCGAAAATAACATCTCTAGCTTTATCCGTACCCCGAACGGTCGAGGCCTTTTGGCAATGGCAGATACCGGAGAAATTGCGACCTGGTATAAGCAGCAACTCAACGTTCGGCCTCAACAATGGCATACCGCTCCTAAATCTCTTCTTGGTAAAGGGCACTGGCATGCTACAACTCCGCCTAGCCAAGCTGCAATGTTCTCAAAGGGACGAGGGATTGTTTTCTACACAAACCCGCCTGATGCTCCTGCGACCATCACTCTCCAACATCTCGATCCAGGTGGCAGTGCACCTTGCGAGTCTGTCATTTTGCCTCATTTTTCTCCTCAAGATAATGACGAGATTGAAATGCTTTTGGCAGTTTCTGATATTGATGACGGGTTTGATCACCGAGGTCGTCGCACTCAGCGAGCCATTATAATGGCTGCGACAAGGTCCGGTGAAGCTTGGGTATGGCGAGTCATATCGAGGATGCCGACTTCCGAGACGCAAGCAGAACAGAGCGATGAAGTCGACGAGAAACCAATCATCCTACTTGTCTCGCATTACCGTTTGCCGGTGAAGTCTGTACCCCGAATGATTATCCCTGTAGACCCCATGGGCTGGCATCAAAATGTAATCGATTGGGAAACCGATACGCCTCTGCAAGACATGATCCTCACAGTCtctgaagatggtgatCTCGAGTTTTGGACCCCCAAATTGGGACAGCATCTCATCGGTAAAGATATTGAGAAAGGATTCAATGGCGACGCGGTGCGCCATCCTGATAGGGCTTGTGAGATGAATGGAGATGGTCATAGGCATGAGAAACAAGGAGGCGGGGAAGATGAGCCGTGGGTAAGGACGGGCGTGGTTAGGAcagggaggaagaatgcaATCATGGCTAGGTGTAGCTCGAGGAAAAAGACAGTCCTGA TTTGcgagttggaagatgggaggaaTGAGATGACTATTTGGGACTCAAAAATCAGCGAGTTCTCGACAGGCCTGGAACTAACCAAGGTCTACGA TCTCGGCATGAAGGTTCAGGACCTTGACTGGACTACTACATCTGATCTCCAATCGGTCCTTGCTGTCGGCTTCCCCCACCGCATTCTTCTCATCTGCGAACAGCGCATGTCCTATGTCGAGCGAACTCCCGGATGGGCACCATTCCTCACTATTGACATGTTTTCATACACGTCAATTCCTATCAACGATTCGATCTGGCTTGCAGGAGGGAGTTTAGCTGTCGGAACAGGTAATCAAATATATCTGTTTAGCCGTTTCCTTGATAgagaagataaagaagaagatggagaggcgGAGGATATATTCCAGCTTATTGCGCAAGAGAATGGGCCCTTGTGGGATTACCACCCTATCCTATTAGGTCAATGCCTTCTCTGGG ACAAAGCGAATCTTGTAAAAAGCATTCTGTTGCGTTTAGTGGAGGCATTGAAGCAAtgcgaagaggaagggaagaagaggttaACGTTTGAACGGTTGGATCCTACAGAGTTCTACACCACTAAGACTGTGGCAAAGCGCCCAAAAACG GGCGCGCGAAAGTATGAAGGTTTATTTGCCTCGACTCCGACACTGGAGGA GGACACGCAAGATGACTTTACAGAAAAGATCGTTACCGCATTGGAAGAAAGGTTATGCGGCCAGGTTTATATCCCCATCTCTGCGGCTGATAAGTCATTTTTGGCTAGTGTTGCTCGAGTTACCCTTGAG GTCGACCGACAAGGAAGGTCACTTGACATATCTGGTACGCGTTACCTCATTTCCATTCGGATGTATGTCAACTCGGATCGCTGGGGCAATACGTCTGGCACCGTCACCCCCTCCAGCGATACTGAATTACGGCAGATGCCAAAGCCAAAAGGAGCGAGCCACTTTTCCTTTAGGAACATTGTGTGGGCTATGCACAGCGACAGCCAAGAGTTGCTACTTGAGGCTGCTACTCAATGCTGTAAGAATGGCAAGATGCTGTGGGAAGATGCAAAGAAACTGGGAGTGTTTTTATGGCTCAAATCAGCGGAGACTACG AGGTCGCAACTCGAGGTTATTGCGAGGAATCGATTTATGGCAGATGACGATCGAGACCCCACATCTTGTTCTTTAATATTCTTTGCCCTGGGCAAAAAGAAAGTCGTCCATGGTCTCTGGCGTCAAGCACCTGGCCACAAGGAGCAGAAGCTTATGCTAAAATTCCTGGCTAATGACTTTACTCTCGATCGATGGAAGACCGCTGCCATGAAGAACGCCTATGCGTTATTAAGTAAACAACGCTACGAGTATGCGGCTGCATTTTTCATGCTGGCTGGACAATTTCAAGATGGAATCAACGTCTGTTTAAGGCAGCTCAACGACTGGCAACTCGGCCTGGCCCTTGCTAGAGTAGTGGAAGGGAGGACAGATGGGCCGATCTATAGACGAATTGTGAGCGAGACTGTTCTACCGTTGGCATTTAAAGGCGGCCATAGATGGTTGGGAACGTGGGCTTTCTGGATGTTGGGTAGGAGGGATCTGGCTGTGAGAGTGCTCATA TCCCCGATGATCGATGTCGCAAATGACTACTCTCCAGAGAAGCCTATGCGAGTCGGCAATCCAGAAAATGATGACCCCAGTTTGCTCCTGATGTTCCAGCACCTTAAGTCCAAATCTCTCCAGACGGCGAAAGGGACCAGCGAGGTTTCCGCTAAGTTGGAATTCGACTTTGTTCTACATAATGCCAGAGTCTTCTTCCGCATGG GTTGCCACGACCTCGCCCTCGATCTTCTACGTTCATGGTCCTTCGAGcgccccttcttccccgtcCGTCTTCGCCGCATCTCAAGCATCCCTCCTACGCCGGCTACAGCTACCAGTATGGCATCTGTTGCCCCCGAGTCCAAAAAAGAACCATTCATCACTTCATCGCACCGTCGTCGCCCCTCGTTCCTCCTTTCTAGTGCCAGTGGGCGACCTCATGGCTCTTTATTCATGGATATGGATGTACTGGCTGAGAGTGGAGGAAGCTCAAGAGTTTCATCACCTCCCGTTGATGACGGTGGCAAAGTCGCCACTCCTAAGATACTGAACGGAGACATCAAAATGGAAGAACCGGCGACAATTatagaagagaaaaaggagcCAAGCTTGTCACCAAAGGCAGAGCGAAAGATTGGAAACTTGATGAAGGATCTGAAGCAGGACGTGCAGCAGGGAGGGATGGAGTTTAATATGGATGACTTCTTCTAA
- a CDS encoding solute carrier family 31 (copper transporter), member 1, producing MNHGDHSKHTMPDMDMPACSMNMLWNNQVADTCVVFRSWHISGTWTMILSCLIIIGISVFYSYLLHYIKDYDRHVAAAIYSSTQQGRRDRDGSPAETGLIPPIPTAYGGIEVGALNRIGVTRLPLRLRLIRAGLYAVTVAISFWLMLVAMTYNTYLFSSIVVGAFFGHVIYEDEMDVGAVLSGTSGKGLACH from the exons ATGAACCACGGTGATCACTCGAAACATACTATGCCTGACATGGACATGCCCGCTTGCTCG ATGAACATGCTGTGGAATAACCAAGTAGCAGACACATGTGTTGTCTTCCGCTCATGGCATATCTCGGGTACTTGGACTATGATTCTTTCTTG CCTTATCATCATTGGCATCTCCGTTTTTTATTcttaccttcttcattACATCAAAGATTACGATCGTCATGTCGCTGCTGCCATTTATTCCTCTACGCAGCAAGGTCGGAGGGACAGAGACGGCAGCCCTGCTGAAACAGGTCTCATACCACCTATCCCAACTGCGTACGGCGGGATCGAAGTAGGTGCTTTGAACAGGATTGGAGT TACCAGGTTGCCGCTCAGATTGAGACTGATTAGGGCTGGACTCTATGCCGTTACCGTagccatttccttctgg CTCATGCTCGTCGCGATGACTTACAACACGTATCTCTTCAGCTCCATTGTCGTTGGTGCTTTCTTCGGTCATGTGATatatgaagatgagatggacgTCGG GGCCGTGTTGTCTGGTACGAGTGGGAAAGGGTTGGCTTGCCACTAA
- a CDS encoding myo-inositol 2-dehydrogenase: protein MSQNKILNVAVVGCGEVAQIVHIPNLVVASDKYKITALCDVSVKSVELCGSRFGVTNIFTSVTEMLASSIPIDLVFILTADQFHAENIIECANAGKHVMIEKPMAQTLAEYDAVEEARVKNGVVIFVGYMRRYALALERLKEEIKGKSIKYVRVRDIIGNNSYFTSQSGMHQHYYKDFPSSASSELIARRASNLKENLGAKADSDPRNANSWALLHSLGSHDMSAMRDIIGMPEKCLCATRSNDGDSSWWWTALFQYKGFKAYYEMAIDEVAIFDAQIEVYTNDSRVKIQYDTPYVKGLPIKLIIQRQLPNGDFSEQVTRPTYVDSYTLELDLIYDAVVNKKEYKTTPLDAKNDTILAKMIMDALVD from the exons ATGTCCCAGAACAAGATACTCAATGTCGCTGTCGTCGGCTGTGGTGAAGTCGCGCAAATCGTACAT ATTCCCAATCTCGTGGTAGCCTCCGACAAGTACAAGATCACTGCTCTCTGTGATGTCTCTGTCAAGTCGGTCGAACTGTGTGGTTCCCGTTTCGGAGTCAccaacatcttcacctctgT CACAGAGATGctcgcttcttccatccccatcgacctcgtcttcatcttgacaGCCGACCAGTTCCACGCCGAGAACATCATCGAATGCGCCAATGCCGGTAAACACGTCATGATCGAGAAACCTATGGCTCAGACACTCGCAGAGTACGATGCGGTGGAAGAAGCGAGGGTGAAGAATGGGGTAGTTATATTTGTGGGATACATGAGAAGGTATGCTCTGGCATTGGAGAgattgaaagaagagatcaaGGGGAAGTCGATCAAGTATGTGAGGGTCCGGGATATCATTGGGAAT AACAGCTATTTTACTTCCCAGTCGGGTATGCACCAGCACTATTACAAAGATTTCCCATCTTCCGCATCATCTGAACTCATTGCCAGACGTGCTTCCAATCTCAAAGAGAACCTTGGTGCCAAGGCAGATTCGGACCCTCGCAACGCAAACTCATGGGCCCTCTTGCATAGTCTGGGCAGTCACGACATGTCGGCTATGAGGGATATTATCGGTATGCCGGAAAAGTGTCTCTGTGCGACAAGGAGCAATGATGGGGATTCTTCTTGGTGGTGGACGGCTTTGTTCCAATACAAGGGATTCAAGGCTTACTACGAA ATGGCCATCGACGAAGTCGCGATTTTTGATGCTCAAATTGAAGTGTACACCAACGACTCTCGTGTCAAGATCCAGTACGATAC ACCATACGTCAAAGGACTTCCTATCAAACTCATTATCCAGCGCCAACTGCCCAACGGCGACTTTTCGGAACAAGTTACTCGACCAACATATGTTGACTCTTACACCCTCGAACTTGATTTGATTTACGATGCTGTGGTAAACAAGAAGGAGTACAAGACTACGCCATTGGATGCGAAGAATGATACAATCTTGGCCAAGATGATCATGGACGCTTTGGTGGACTGA
- a CDS encoding glutathione S-transferase, translating into MTAITLPPAFPVVGFPLFAVFILNTWQQVLVSKARKESGVKYPTLYAPEAEAAADAKKMKFNCCQRAHANTLENIPYVLALFGFLSVFHPKIASAAMLTWIIGRVKYTAGYASGDPEKRISAVYVISYIGLFTLVFGTLGVAVQKSYSVLF; encoded by the exons ATGACTGCCatcacccttcctcccgCTTTCCCTGTCGTCGGTTTCCCGCTCTTCGCCGTGTTTATCCTCAAC ACTTGGCAGCAAGTTCTTGTCTCGAAGGCCCGTAAGGAGTCTGGTGTCAAGTACCCTACATTGTATGCTCCCGAGGCCGAGGCTGCTGCGGATGCCAAAAAGATG AAATTCAACTGCTGCCAGCGTGCTCACGCCAACACTCTCGAGAATATTCCCTACGTTCTCGCTCTGTTTGGTTTCCTCA GTGTTTTCCACCCCAAGATCGCCTCCGCTGCCATGCTTACATGGATTATTGGCCGCGTCAAATACACC GCGGGCTACGCTTCTGGTGACCCTGAAAAGCGT ATCAGCGCCGTCTATGTGATCTCATACATTGGACTTTTCA CCCTTGTCTTCGGAACCCTTGGCGTTGCTGTTCAAAAGAGCTATTCTGTCCTCTTCTAA
- a CDS encoding TBC1 domain family member 5 produces MTTDQLHERDVFPRPSHHDIQSTWEKLFSDPLVSVARLKSRSLDKAGLGPAGPDGGVILRSVYWRFYHNLLPSPTSLDLFPQALDASRESYNVLRRRYLIAPDGRWASDCSGFDESLTPASPTRCASPRIASAVHGSPLQPSDGWDPLSLSTSSPWKTWFAHTELRATIRQDVERTFPDMSYFQLERVQRCMATALFIFAVLNPDVGYRQGMHELFACCFMAVDRDSLKVVNKAEGQQREAMFKTLDRRYVEHDAFELFMAIMKNAKAFYEWRAEEGPIRSRTATVPQAPIIVKCNNLHTSLLRRIDPQLYERLETEGVEAQIWAIRWIRLIFTRELPFSVAMRLWDGIFAEDPGLQLLDYICIAMLLLVRNELIDADYPSLLTNLLHYPAPSSTYPFEPFLILAQALFLRSDSSPAAGVEIVIQNQDLLDVKAAPKNQEMDLNDPRSHHSRFAGGRGNGRTISGTVKERLQKGGVGGLAQGLFERAQAAGLDKAFISTVNDFRKNLPDSTTAYSYLPNLPFSPSHSPGPRASSLFSAIPNSASALPSRSFLSPHSPSVSNSTPPPRPALQSRSSIDSQTSQISVKTIKDAEREMAELRLAMLGMGKAMSEWLEVLNNPEQHMEKSERENAWKGLERVKETLIDAAGKEVDDIVKEWGWHEGLEASSSRSSTPAPSVMVPPLEAPITEPEPSHAAGVAASGPSPMDYEEVTPTPLSVAVMPTTPRFLSASRHSLSPISQGSSLATSRGEKRLSAQTVRGDGPISGLPRVPHTVPINSESTRYRSEEARRPASAGLGIISVGEKEQSKDQLPANVDPLAGLGTEVRESRRHAGAVVDPLLGIDVQ; encoded by the exons ATGACTACTGATCAACTTCACGAACGAGACGTATTCCCACGTCCGTCTCATCACGACATCCA ATCCACATGGGAGAAACTGTTTTCTGACCCACTCGTATCAGTTGCCAGGCTTAAGTCTAGGTCGCTAGATAAAGCTGGCTTAGGGCCAGCTGGGCCTGATGGAGGTGTTATCCTGCGATCTGTATATTGGAGG TTCTATCacaatcttctcccatctcctACATCCCTAGATCTTTTCCCGCAGGCCCTTGACGCTTCGCGCGAGTCTTACAACGTTCTCAGACGACGATACCTTATCGCGCCCGATGGTCGATGGGCTTCAGACTGTTCGGGGTTCGATGAATCGCTCACGCCTGCCTCCCCAACCCGCTGTGCTTCCCCCAGGATAGCCTCTGCGGTCCACGGCTCTCCATTACAACCCAGTGACGGCTGGGACCCGTTATCGTTATCGACATCCTCACCTTGGAAAACTTGGTTTGCCCATACCGAACTTCGGGCGACAATCAGGCAAGATGTCGAGCGCACATTCCCTGATATGTCGTATTTCCAGCTCGAGAGAGTACAGAGATGCATGGCAACGGCATTATTTATCTTTGCTGTGCTCAATCCGGATGTGGGCTACAGACAAGGTATGCACGAGCTCTTTGCTTGTTGTTTTATGGCGGTGGATAGAGATTCTCTAAAGGTGGTAAACAAGGCCGAAGGACAGCAGAGAGAGGCTATGTTCAAGACGCTAGATAGGAGATATGTGGAGCATGATGCGTTTGAGCTTTTTATGGCGATCATGAAGAACGCTAAGGCGTTTTATGAGTGGAGAGCAGAGGAGGGACCGATT AGATCTAGAACGGCTACTGTACCCCAAGCGCCTATCATCGTAAAATGTAATAATTTGCATACGTCTCTCTTGAGACGAATAGACCCCCAACTTTACGAACGTTTAGAGACCGAAGGTGTAGAGGCGCAAATATGGGCCAT TCGATGGATCCGACTCATTTTCACCCGCGAATTACCCTTCAGTGTCGCGATGAGATTATGGGATGGAATCTTTGCTGAAGATCCTGGGCTGCAATTGCTTGACTATATCTGTATCGCAATGCTCCTGCTCGTGCGAAATGAGC TGATCGACGCCGATTATCCCTCTTTGCTCACCAACCTGCTTCATTACCCGGccccatcatcaacatatCCTTTTGAGCCTTTTTTGATACTTGCCCAAGCTCTATTCTTGCGAAGCGACAGCTCGCCAGCTGCGGGCGTAGAGATAGTCATCCAGAATCAAGATCTTTTAGACGTCAAAGCTGCCCCGAAAAATCAAGAAATGGACTTGAATGACCCAAGAAGTCACCACTCCAGGTTTGCCGGGGGGAGGGGTAATGGGCGCACAATTTCGGGAACGGTAAAAGAGAGGTTACAGAAAGGTGGAGTGGGAGGTTTGGCTCAGGGACTATTTGAAAGAGCACAGGCAGCAGGACTGGACAAGGCATTTATATCTACTGTCAATGACTTTAGG AAGAATTTGCCAGACTCCACAACTGCATACTCATACCTTCCCaaccttccattctcccCATCTCACTCGCCTGGACCACGTGCATCAAGTCTCTTTTCAGCCATTCCTAACTCCGCCTCagctcttccctctcgGTCTTTCTTGTCTCCTCATTCACCCTCCGTTTCCAATAGcactcctcctccccgTCCAGCTCTCCAATCTCGCTCATCCATTGATAGCCAAACATCGCAAATATCTGTGAAAACAATTAAGGACGCAGAGCGAGAGATGGCAGAGCTGCGATTGGCCATGCTCGGTATGGGCAAAGCAATGAGCGAGTGGTTGGAAGTGCTGAATAACCCAGAACAACACATGGAAAAAAGTGAACGGGAAAACGCATGGAAGGGTTTGGAAAGAGTCAAGGAGACGCTGATTGATGCGGCAGGGAAAGAAGTGGATGATATTGTCAAGGAGTGGGGATGGCATGAAGGGTTGGAAGCTTCGAGTAGCCGATCATCTACTCCAGCCCCTTCAGTCATGGTCCCGCCTCTTGAAGCTCCAATCACCGAGCCAGAGCCTAGTCATGCGGCAGGAGTCGCCGCTTCTGGACCATCACCCATGGATTACGAAGAAGTCACGCCCACTCCACTCAGTGTTGCAGTCATGCCCACGACTCCTCGGTTCCTCTCTGCCTCTCGGCACAGCCTATCACCTATAAGCCAAGGTAGTTCTTTAGCAACGTCcagaggagaaaagagatTATCCGCCCAAACGGTACGGGGGGATGGACCTATTTCGGGTCTACCGAGGGTACCTCATACAGTTCCTATCAACTCAGAATCCACAAGGTATCGATCGGAAGAGGCAAGGAGACCTGCGTCAGCTGGCTTAGGTATCATCTCTGTCGGCGAAAAAGAGCAGTCAAAAGATCAGTTACCCGCTAACGTTGATCCGCTCGCTGGTCTGGGAACAGAGGTGAGGGAGAGCCGGAGGCACGCAGGAGCTGTTGTAGATCCGTTGTTGGGGATAGATGTCCAGTGA